The following proteins are co-located in the Manihot esculenta cultivar AM560-2 chromosome 7, M.esculenta_v8, whole genome shotgun sequence genome:
- the LOC110618492 gene encoding 60S ribosomal protein L23a, with product MAPAKADATKKTDPKAQAVKAAKAVKSGPTFKKKATKIRTKVTFHRPKTLKKERNPKYPRISAPPRNKLDHYQILKYPLTTESAMKKIEDNNTLVFIVDIRADKKKIKDAVKKMYDIQTKKVNTLIRPDGTKKAYVRLTPDYDALDVANKIGII from the exons ATGGCTCCAGCTAAAG CTGATGCTACCAAAAAGACTGATCCTAAGGCACAAGCTGTGAAGGCTGCCAAGGCGGTGAAATCAGGGCCAACATTTAAGAAGAAAGCTACTAAGATCAGGACAAAGGTCACGTTTCACCGTCCAAAGacattgaagaaagagagaaaccCAAAGTATCCACGCATCAGTGCACCACCGAGAAACAAGTTGGACCACTATCAAATTCTGAAGTATCCACTGACTACCGAGTCTGCCATGAAGAAGATTGAGGACAACAACACGCTCGTATTCATTGTTGACATTCGTGCAGACAAGAAGAAAATCAAAGATGCAGTTAAAAAGATGTATGACATCCAGACCAAGAAAGTCAACACTTTGATCAG GCCGGATGGAACTAAGAAGGCATATGTTAGGTTGACGCCAGACTATGATGCCTTGGATGTAGCGAACAAGATTGGCATCATCTAA
- the LOC110619058 gene encoding pre-mRNA-splicing factor cwc21-like has product MYNRAGISTPRGSGSNGYIQSNRFFLKPKSSQFNPHLNRSHPHRDTCGFIRKPKIDILDHNRRRKKHVKLLELEDKLSEQGYSESEIAEILAGAIKKLKVSVAAD; this is encoded by the coding sequence ATGTACAACCGAGCAGGAATTTCAACCCCAAGAGGGTCTGGGAGCAATGGCTATATCCAATCCAACAGATTCTTTCTCAAACCAAAATCTTCACAATTTAATCCCCATCTCAATCGATCCCATCCACATCGGGATACTTGTGGCTTCATCCGAAAGCCCAAGATCGACATTCTTGATCATAACCGCAGGCGAAAAAAACATGTGAAGCTGCTTGAACTTGAAGACAAGCTTTCAGAACAAGGCTATTCTGAATCTGAAATTGCAGAGATCCTTGCAGGAGCTATAAAGAAATTGAAAGTCTCTGTAGCTGCTGATTGA